Sequence from the Armatimonadota bacterium genome:
CGGGCGTCCCCGGAGCGCCCGCTGCAGCGCCTCCCACGGGACGTACGGCGGTGGCGCCGGGGCCTCCGCGTCGGGGCGCGGCTCGCCCGCCGCGAGCGCCCGGATCTGGCCGCGCAGCTCCGGCTCCTCGTCCAGGACGATGGGGACGGCCGACGGCAGGTAGTCGAGGACGGTGGCGGCGAGCGCCTCGGGCGGCTCGGGGTCGTGCAGGGGGAGGAGGACAACCTCCTCCACCGTCCGCGTGCTGCGCTGGGTGGCCGGGTCGAACTCGCGCAGCGACTCCACCTCGTCGCCGCTCAGCTCCACCCGGTACGGCCCGCCCTGGGGCGGGAAGACGTCGACGATCCCCCCGCGCACCGCCATCTGCCCGCGCGCGTCCACGAGCGGCAGGCGCTCGTAGCCGTAGGCCGCCAGCGTGGCCACCAGCCCGTCGCGGTCCACCCGCGCCCCGCGGCGGAGGACGGTGCGGCGCGCGTGCACCACCTCGGGGGGCTGGTGCTTGCGCGCCAGGGCGGAGGCGGGGAGCAGCGCCAGCACCGGCTCTCCGGCCTCGAGGCGGTGGAGGAGAGCGCGGCGCTCCGCCGCGGCGACGAGCGTGGGGCGGTCGCCGTCGGCCGGCAGCGTCTCCCACACCGGGTAGAGCACCACCCGCTCCGCCGCCGCCGGCGCAAAGAGGGCCAGGTCCTCGGCCAGGCGTTCCGCCGCCTCGCGCGAGGGCAGGACGAGGAGGGNNNNNNNNNNNNNNNNNNNNNNNNNNNNNNNNNNNNNNNNNNNNNNNNNNNNNNNNNNNNNNNNNNNNNNNNNNNNNNNNNNNNNNNNNNNNNNNNNNNNGACAGCGTGGCCGAAGCGGGCGGGCGTCGCATCGGGAGGCCGGGGGGACAGCAGGGAGGCGGCGACGGATCGAGAAGGTGTTAGGGATCGGTCAGCAGCCGGGCAGCCAGCCCAAGAAGGGAGGCCGCAGTGGATGTCGGCAAAGACCTATGCCATGTGGGGCGGCATCATCCTGCTGGTCCTGGGCGTCATCGGCCTCTTCACGGGGCGCGTCTTCATCCTCAACTCGGACATCATCGAAGACCTCATCCATCTCGTGGTGGGCGCGATCCTGGCGTACGTCGGCTTCAGCGGCACCGATGCGCAGGCCAGCACCTGGGCGAAGATCTTCGGGGTGGTCTTCCTGGTGATCGGGGTCGTGGGCTTCTTCCTCCCGAAGCTCTTCAACCTGCTGCCGAGCGGCCTGGCGGCGGCCGACAACATCGTCCACCTCATCTACGGCGTCGTGGGGGTGTGGGCCGGCTGGATGTACAAGCCCGCGACGGCCTGAGCCGCCTCGCGCCTCCTCAGCGCAGCACGGCCAGCTCGCGCGGCTCGACCTTGCGGTAGACGCGCTCCGGCGGCCGGCGCACGCCGTCCACCGTGAGCAGGGCGTCGACGGGGATGCCGAAAAGGCGTTCGTTCTCCTGCAGGTAGGGGAGGATCACCGTCCAGTCGTCGGGGGTCAGGTCGGCGTAGCGGCCGCCGTTGAGCTGGAGCTCGTCGCAGCGGCCGTGGGGGTCGCGCAGGTAGATGGCCCCGCCGGAGGCGAGCGAGAAGAGGTTGCCGCCCGGATAAGGGGTGGGCAGGTCGACGAGCGTCCCGTTGGGAGCGGTGGTGATCCCGTTGAGGATGACGAAGCCGCCCCCCTGCGTGGGGATGCCGGCCATGAAGGACTCCGCCAGGTAGTCGAGGGCCGTGCCGTTGATGACCACGCGGGGGCGTCCCACCGCGTTGATCAGCGGCCGGCCGGCGGCGGAACCGCGCACGAAGACCTCGCCGCCCTTGGCCCCGTAGAGGAAGGTCTGCCCGACGTCGCCGTGCACCACCAGCCGGCCGCGCTTGAGGATCTGGCCGAGCTGGTCCTGCCCGTTCGCGTGCACGACCACCGTCATCCCGTCGAGCCCTGAGGCCAGGTAGTCGCCCGGGCTGCCGTAGACGTCCAGGTGCACCCCGTCGCTGTGCGGGCCAAAGCCGCAGCCGATGAAGCGCTGCCCGCGCACGTCGAAGACGACCATCCGCCGCCACCCCAGGCGGTAGGCCTCGACCAGGGCGCGGGCCAGGCTGGACGGGCCTTCCGAGGGGAATCCGACGGCGTCCACCAGCAGCAGGGGCTCGGGCCACGTCTCCCGGGGCCGCAGGTGCGCCAGCCGGTGGCGCGCTGGCCAGGCCAGGCGCACCACCCCGTCCCACACCTCAGGGACGGCGCGCAGGACCGTGAAGAGCGTGCCCTGGAGCAGCGCGCGCACCGAGGCGGGCTTCTTCCGCCCCGTGGGGTAGACGCCGTCCAGCAGCTCGGTGAGCAGGCCGACCGCGCCGCGCAGCGCGGCGGGGTCGAGGAGGGCGAAGCGCTGCACCGCCTCGAGCCACTCCACCAAGTCGGCGTAGGACCACTCCGCCATGCGGCGGCGCGCCACTTCGGCCTCCAGCGCCTCGCCGCCTTCGGCCGGCCGCGCGCGCCCACCGCCAGTGCCCGCGGCGCCCTCGCCATCGCCCACTACGTGGCCGGCCCCGGCGGCCCGGCGGACGACCAGGCGCACGGTGGGCAGGTAGTGGACCTGCCCGGGCGGGACGGTGACCGGTTCCCCGAACTTGTTGGTGCAGACCAGGTGCGCCGCTTCGCCGGTGCGCTCGACGGTGTAGACGAAGGCGCCGCCGTCGGTGTAGGAGCCGCCGCGGGCGTTCCAGTACCGGTCGGCCAGGGGGGCGACACGGGGGTCCTCCTGGGCCAGGCTGGCCAGGGCGGCGTCGATGGCCTGCTTCTCCGAGGCGATCACCCCCACCTGGACCAGGCCGTCCTGCAGCGCGAAGACCTGCGGGCGCAGCATGGAGGTGTCGGTGATGCCGATGAGCTGCCAGGGTCCCCCGCCGCGCACGGTGCGGGCCACGATGAAGAACCAGGGCCCGTCCGGCGAGCCGTGCAGGTGGGCGCGCTGGACCGCCCGGTACAGCTGTCGGCGGGCGGGAGGCAGCAGGAGGAAGTCCCGCTCCGTGGTGGGCGCCATGGCCTCGAGCAGGACCTCCAGCGGGTAGCGGAAGGTGCGCGCCCACAGGTCGAAGAGGAGGACCGCCACTTCGGTGTCGGTGAGGAAGAGCGGGTACAGCCCCCGCTGCGCCAGGTACTCCCCGACGGCGTGGTAGTTGGCGAAGTCGCCGTTGTGCACCAGCGCCACGTCCAGCGCGGCGAAGGGGTGGGCGCCTCCGGGGTGCCACACGCGCCCTTTGGTGGGGTAGCGCTGGTGTCCGATCCAGACGTGGGCGCGCAGCTCCTCCAGGCGGTAGTACTGGAAGGCCTGCTCGGCATAGCCCACGATCTTCAGCACCAGCAGGTCCCGTCCGTAGGAGAGGACGAAGGCGCGCATCCTGCCGTCCCCGTAGAGGGCCCGGTTCAGGCGGAAGGCCCACTGGCTGAGGCACTCGTCCTCCGCGTCCTGCGGGTCGAGCCCCTCCAGGCCCCGCGCCGCCACGAAGCGCTCCAGCACCTCGGGGCGGACGCGGGCCACGTACCGCCACACGTCGGGCGGGCGCACGGTCAGCCCCGGGACGTCGCGGTAGTCGTCCACCGTGGGCAACCGCCCGCCCTGCACCACCGCGAGCTCGGGGAGGAACTGGCGCTCCACCTCGCCGAGGGCCTCGGGGTCGAGCAGGGCGACGTGGATGAGGTAGTGGGTGGCCAGCGTGCGCGCGTCCACGCCCACCTCCTCGGGGACGAGGCCGCAGGCGGCCAGCCCGCCCCCCTTGCCGTTGCCGCGGTTGTGCATCTGTCGGCAGGGGGCCAGCACGTGCCGGCCGCGCACCGGGACGGAGGCGGCCAGGCCGACGACCCCGCAGCCGCCCTCCGCCTCGGCCGGCCGCGGCGGCACCGGCACCGGGCCGAGCGCCCGACGCGCGGCCACGAGCGCCCGCACCCGCGCCGTCGCGTCCTGCGGGCCCGCGGCCGCTCCCCGCACCGGCACCGTCGCCACCGTCACGACGCCGCCCCCGGCTCCACCAGGT
This genomic interval carries:
- a CDS encoding glutamate synthase produces the protein MTVATVPVRGAAAGPQDATARVRALVAARRALGPVPVPPRPAEAEGGCGVVGLAASVPVRGRHVLAPCRQMHNRGNGKGGGLAACGLVPEEVGVDARTLATHYLIHVALLDPEALGEVERQFLPELAVVQGGRLPTVDDYRDVPGLTVRPPDVWRYVARVRPEVLERFVAARGLEGLDPQDAEDECLSQWAFRLNRALYGDGRMRAFVLSYGRDLLVLKIVGYAEQAFQYYRLEELRAHVWIGHQRYPTKGRVWHPGGAHPFAALDVALVHNGDFANYHAVGEYLAQRGLYPLFLTDTEVAVLLFDLWARTFRYPLEVLLEAMAPTTERDFLLLPPARRQLYRAVQRAHLHGSPDGPWFFIVARTVRGGGPWQLIGITDTSMLRPQVFALQDGLVQVGVIASEKQAIDAALASLAQEDPRVAPLADRYWNARGGSYTDGGAFVYTVERTGEAAHLVCTNKFGEPVTVPPGQVHYLPTVRLVVRRAAGAGHVVGDGEGAAGTGGGRARPAEGGEALEAEVARRRMAEWSYADLVEWLEAVQRFALLDPAALRGAVGLLTELLDGVYPTGRKKPASVRALLQGTLFTVLRAVPEVWDGVVRLAWPARHRLAHLRPRETWPEPLLLVDAVGFPSEGPSSLARALVEAYRLGWRRMVVFDVRGQRFIGCGFGPHSDGVHLDVYGSPGDYLASGLDGMTVVVHANGQDQLGQILKRGRLVVHGDVGQTFLYGAKGGEVFVRGSAAGRPLINAVGRPRVVINGTALDYLAESFMAGIPTQGGGFVILNGITTAPNGTLVDLPTPYPGGNLFSLASGGAIYLRDPHGRCDELQLNGGRYADLTPDDWTVILPYLQENERLFGIPVDALLTVDGVRRPPERVYRKVEPRELAVLR
- a CDS encoding DUF4383 domain-containing protein, producing the protein MSAKTYAMWGGIILLVLGVIGLFTGRVFILNSDIIEDLIHLVVGAILAYVGFSGTDAQASTWAKIFGVVFLVIGVVGFFLPKLFNLLPSGLAAADNIVHLIYGVVGVWAGWMYKPATA